One genomic window of Homo sapiens chromosome 5 genomic patch of type FIX, GRCh38.p14 PATCHES HG30_PATCH includes the following:
- the LTC4S gene encoding leukotriene C4 synthase, which yields MKDEVALLAAVTLLGVLLQAYFSLQVISARRAFRVSPPLTTGPPEFERVYRAQVNCSEYFPLFLATLWVAGIFFHEGAAALCGLVYLFARLRYFQGYARSAQLRLAPLYASARALWLLVALAALGLLAHFLPAALRAALLGRLRTLLPWA from the exons ATGAAGGACGAGGTAGCTCTACTGGCTGCTGTCACCCTCCTGGGAGTCCTGCTGCAAG cctacTTCTCCCTGCAGGTGATCTCGGCGCGCAGGGCCTTCCGCGTGTCGCCGCCGCTCACCACCGGCCCACCCGAGTTCGAGCGCGTCTACCGAGCCCA GGTGAACTGCAGCGAGTACTTCCCGCTGTTCCTCGCCACGCTCTGGGTCGCCGGCATCTTCTTTCATGAAG GGGCGGCGGCCCTGTGCGGCCTGGTCTACCTGTTCGCGCGCCTCCGCTACTTCCAGGGCTACGCGCGCTCCGCGCAGCTCAG GCTGGCACCGCTGTACGCGAGCGCGCGCGCCCTCTGGCTGCTGGTGGCGCTGGCTGCGCTCGGCCTGCTCGCCCACTTCCTCCCGGCCGCGCTGCGCGCCGCGCTCCTCGGACGGCTCCGGACGCTGCTGCCGTGGGCCTGA
- the MGAT4B gene encoding alpha-1,3-mannosyl-glycoprotein 4-beta-N-acetylglucosaminyltransferase B isoform 2 (isoform 2 is encoded by transcript variant 2) — protein sequence MSRVAGTRTDVNELLQRWTPRCVRWHTGGARRVALDRPLVTACLPPAGDVVDVYQREFLALRDRLHAAEQESLKRSKELNLVLDEIKRAVSERQALRDGDGNRTWGRLTEDPRLKPWNGSHRHVLHLPTVFHHLPHLLAKESSLQPAVRVGQGRTGVSVVMGIPSVRREVHSYLTDTLHSLISELSPQEKEDSVIVVLIAETDSQYTSAVTENIKALFPTEIHSGLLEVISPSPHFYPDFSRLRESFGDPKERVRWRTKQNLDYCFLMMYAQSKGIYYVQLEDDIVAKPNYLSTMKNFALQQPSEDWMILEFSQLGFIGKMFKSLDLSLIVEFILMFYRDKPIDWLLDHILWVKVCNPEKDAKHCDRQKANLRIRFKPSLFQHVGTHSSLAGKIQKLKDKDFGKQALRKEHVNPPAEVSTSLKTYQHFTLEKAYLREDFFWAFTPAAGDFIRFRFFQPLRLERFFFRSGNIEHPEDKLFNTSVEVLPFDNPQSDKEALQEGRTATLRYPRSPDGYLQIGSFYKGVAEGEVDPAFGPLEALRLSIQTDSPVWVILSEIFLKKAD from the exons ATGTCACGTGTGGCAGGCACAAGAACAGATGTCAATGAGCTATTGCAGAGGTGGACACCCAGATGTGTGCGCTGGCACACTGGAGGGGCCCGTAGGGTGGCTCTAGACCGCCCCCTCGTGACGGCTTGCCTACCACCTGCAGGCGACGTTGTGGACGTTTACCAGCGGGAGTTCCTGGCGCTGCGCGATCGGTTGCACGCAGCTGAGCAGGAGAGCCTCAAGCGCTCCAAGGAGCTCAACCTGGTGCTGGACGAGATCAAGAGGGCCGTGTCAGAAAGGCAGGCGCTGCGAGACGGAGACGGCAATCGCACCTGGGGCCGCCTAACAG AGGACCCCCGATTGAAGCCGTGGAACGGCTCACACCGGCACGTGCTGCACCTGCCCACCGTCTTCCATCACCTGCCACACCTGCTGGCCAAGGAGAGCAGTCTGCAGCCCGCGGTGCGCGTGGGCCAGGGCCGCACCGGAG TGTCGGTGGTGATGGGCATCCCGAGCGTGCGGCGCGAGGTGCACTCGTACCTGACTGACACTCTGCACTCGCTCATCTCCGAGCTGAGCCCGCAGGAGAAGGAGGACTCGGTCATCGTGGTGCTGATCGCCGAG ACTGACTCACAGTACACTTCGGCAGTGACAGAGAACATCAAGGCCTT GTTCCCCACGGAGATCCATTCTGGGCTCCTGGAGGTCATCTCACCCTCCCCCCACTTCTACCCTGACTTCTCCCGCCTCCGAGAGTCCTTTGGGGACCCCAAGGAGAGAGTCAG GTGGAGGACCAAACAGAACCTCGATTACTGCTTCCTCATGATGTACGCGCAGTCCAAAGGCATCTACTACGTGCAG CTGGAGGATGACATCGTGGCCAAGCCCAACTACCTGAGCACCATGAAGAACTTTGCACTGCAGCAGCCTTCAGAGGACTGGATGATCCTGGAGTTCTCCCAGCTGGGCTTCATTG GTAAGATGTTCAAGTCGCTGGACCTGAGCCTGATTGTAGAGTTCATTCTCATGTTCTACCGGGACAAGCCCATCGACTGGCTCCTGGACCATATTCTGTGGGTGAAAGTCTGCAACCCCGAGAAGGATGCG AAGCACTGTGACCGGCAGAAAGCCAACCTGCGGATCCGCTTCAAACCGTCCCTCTTCCAGCACGTGGGCACTCACTCCTCGCTGGCTGGCAAGATCCAGAAACTGAAG GACAAAGACTTTGGAAAGCAGGCGCTGCGGAAGGAGCATGTGAACCCGCCAGCAGAGGTGAGCACGAGCCTGAAGACATACCAGCACTTCACCCTGGAGAAAGCCTACCTGCGCGAGGACTTCTTCTGGGCCTTCACCCCTGCCGCGGGGGACTTCATCCGCTTCCGCTTCTTCCAACCTCTAAGACTGGAGCG GTTCTTCTTCCGCAGTGGGAACATCGAGCACCCGGAGGACAAGCTCTTCAACACGTCTGTGGAGGTGCTGCCCTTCGAC AACCCTCAGTCAGACAAGGAGGCCCTGCAGGAGGGCCGCACCGCCACCCTCCGGTACCCTCGGAGCCCCGACGGCTACCTCCAGATCG GCTCCTTCTACAAGGGAGTGGCAGAGGGAGAGGTGGACCCAGCCTTCGGCCCTCTGGAAGCACTGCGCCTCTCGATCCAGACGGACTCCCCTGTGTGGGTGATTCTGAGCGAG ATCTTCCTGAAAAAGGCCGACTAA
- the MGAT4B gene encoding alpha-1,3-mannosyl-glycoprotein 4-beta-N-acetylglucosaminyltransferase B isoform 1 (isoform 1 is encoded by transcript variant 1), with protein sequence MRLRNGTFLTLLLFCLCAFLSLSWYAALSGQKGDVVDVYQREFLALRDRLHAAEQESLKRSKELNLVLDEIKRAVSERQALRDGDGNRTWGRLTEDPRLKPWNGSHRHVLHLPTVFHHLPHLLAKESSLQPAVRVGQGRTGVSVVMGIPSVRREVHSYLTDTLHSLISELSPQEKEDSVIVVLIAETDSQYTSAVTENIKALFPTEIHSGLLEVISPSPHFYPDFSRLRESFGDPKERVRWRTKQNLDYCFLMMYAQSKGIYYVQLEDDIVAKPNYLSTMKNFALQQPSEDWMILEFSQLGFIGKMFKSLDLSLIVEFILMFYRDKPIDWLLDHILWVKVCNPEKDAKHCDRQKANLRIRFKPSLFQHVGTHSSLAGKIQKLKDKDFGKQALRKEHVNPPAEVSTSLKTYQHFTLEKAYLREDFFWAFTPAAGDFIRFRFFQPLRLERFFFRSGNIEHPEDKLFNTSVEVLPFDNPQSDKEALQEGRTATLRYPRSPDGYLQIGSFYKGVAEGEVDPAFGPLEALRLSIQTDSPVWVILSEIFLKKAD encoded by the exons ATGAGGCTCCGCAATGGCACCTTCCTGACGCTGCTGCTCTTCTGCCTGTGCGCCTTCCTCTCGCTGTCCTGGTACGCGGCACTCAGCGGCCAGAAAG GCGACGTTGTGGACGTTTACCAGCGGGAGTTCCTGGCGCTGCGCGATCGGTTGCACGCAGCTGAGCAGGAGAGCCTCAAGCGCTCCAAGGAGCTCAACCTGGTGCTGGACGAGATCAAGAGGGCCGTGTCAGAAAGGCAGGCGCTGCGAGACGGAGACGGCAATCGCACCTGGGGCCGCCTAACAG AGGACCCCCGATTGAAGCCGTGGAACGGCTCACACCGGCACGTGCTGCACCTGCCCACCGTCTTCCATCACCTGCCACACCTGCTGGCCAAGGAGAGCAGTCTGCAGCCCGCGGTGCGCGTGGGCCAGGGCCGCACCGGAG TGTCGGTGGTGATGGGCATCCCGAGCGTGCGGCGCGAGGTGCACTCGTACCTGACTGACACTCTGCACTCGCTCATCTCCGAGCTGAGCCCGCAGGAGAAGGAGGACTCGGTCATCGTGGTGCTGATCGCCGAG ACTGACTCACAGTACACTTCGGCAGTGACAGAGAACATCAAGGCCTT GTTCCCCACGGAGATCCATTCTGGGCTCCTGGAGGTCATCTCACCCTCCCCCCACTTCTACCCTGACTTCTCCCGCCTCCGAGAGTCCTTTGGGGACCCCAAGGAGAGAGTCAG GTGGAGGACCAAACAGAACCTCGATTACTGCTTCCTCATGATGTACGCGCAGTCCAAAGGCATCTACTACGTGCAG CTGGAGGATGACATCGTGGCCAAGCCCAACTACCTGAGCACCATGAAGAACTTTGCACTGCAGCAGCCTTCAGAGGACTGGATGATCCTGGAGTTCTCCCAGCTGGGCTTCATTG GTAAGATGTTCAAGTCGCTGGACCTGAGCCTGATTGTAGAGTTCATTCTCATGTTCTACCGGGACAAGCCCATCGACTGGCTCCTGGACCATATTCTGTGGGTGAAAGTCTGCAACCCCGAGAAGGATGCG AAGCACTGTGACCGGCAGAAAGCCAACCTGCGGATCCGCTTCAAACCGTCCCTCTTCCAGCACGTGGGCACTCACTCCTCGCTGGCTGGCAAGATCCAGAAACTGAAG GACAAAGACTTTGGAAAGCAGGCGCTGCGGAAGGAGCATGTGAACCCGCCAGCAGAGGTGAGCACGAGCCTGAAGACATACCAGCACTTCACCCTGGAGAAAGCCTACCTGCGCGAGGACTTCTTCTGGGCCTTCACCCCTGCCGCGGGGGACTTCATCCGCTTCCGCTTCTTCCAACCTCTAAGACTGGAGCG GTTCTTCTTCCGCAGTGGGAACATCGAGCACCCGGAGGACAAGCTCTTCAACACGTCTGTGGAGGTGCTGCCCTTCGAC AACCCTCAGTCAGACAAGGAGGCCCTGCAGGAGGGCCGCACCGCCACCCTCCGGTACCCTCGGAGCCCCGACGGCTACCTCCAGATCG GCTCCTTCTACAAGGGAGTGGCAGAGGGAGAGGTGGACCCAGCCTTCGGCCCTCTGGAAGCACTGCGCCTCTCGATCCAGACGGACTCCCCTGTGTGGGTGATTCTGAGCGAG ATCTTCCTGAAAAAGGCCGACTAA
- the MGAT4B gene encoding alpha-1,3-mannosyl-glycoprotein 4-beta-N-acetylglucosaminyltransferase B isoform X1: MGIPSVRREVHSYLTDTLHSLISELSPQEKEDSVIVVLIAETDSQYTSAVTENIKALFPTEIHSGLLEVISPSPHFYPDFSRLRESFGDPKERVRWRTKQNLDYCFLMMYAQSKGIYYVQLEDDIVAKPNYLSTMKNFALQQPSEDWMILEFSQLGFIGKMFKSLDLSLIVEFILMFYRDKPIDWLLDHILWVKVCNPEKDAKHCDRQKANLRIRFKPSLFQHVGTHSSLAGKIQKLKDKDFGKQALRKEHVNPPAEVSTSLKTYQHFTLEKAYLREDFFWAFTPAAGDFIRFRFFQPLRLERFFFRSGNIEHPEDKLFNTSVEVLPFDNPQSDKEALQEGRTATLRYPRSPDGYLQIGSFYKGVAEGEVDPAFGPLEALRLSIQTDSPVWVILSEIFLKKAD, from the exons ATGGGCATCCCGAGCGTGCGGCGCGAGGTGCACTCGTACCTGACTGACACTCTGCACTCGCTCATCTCCGAGCTGAGCCCGCAGGAGAAGGAGGACTCGGTCATCGTGGTGCTGATCGCCGAG ACTGACTCACAGTACACTTCGGCAGTGACAGAGAACATCAAGGCCTT GTTCCCCACGGAGATCCATTCTGGGCTCCTGGAGGTCATCTCACCCTCCCCCCACTTCTACCCTGACTTCTCCCGCCTCCGAGAGTCCTTTGGGGACCCCAAGGAGAGAGTCAG GTGGAGGACCAAACAGAACCTCGATTACTGCTTCCTCATGATGTACGCGCAGTCCAAAGGCATCTACTACGTGCAG CTGGAGGATGACATCGTGGCCAAGCCCAACTACCTGAGCACCATGAAGAACTTTGCACTGCAGCAGCCTTCAGAGGACTGGATGATCCTGGAGTTCTCCCAGCTGGGCTTCATTG GTAAGATGTTCAAGTCGCTGGACCTGAGCCTGATTGTAGAGTTCATTCTCATGTTCTACCGGGACAAGCCCATCGACTGGCTCCTGGACCATATTCTGTGGGTGAAAGTCTGCAACCCCGAGAAGGATGCG AAGCACTGTGACCGGCAGAAAGCCAACCTGCGGATCCGCTTCAAACCGTCCCTCTTCCAGCACGTGGGCACTCACTCCTCGCTGGCTGGCAAGATCCAGAAACTGAAG GACAAAGACTTTGGAAAGCAGGCGCTGCGGAAGGAGCATGTGAACCCGCCAGCAGAGGTGAGCACGAGCCTGAAGACATACCAGCACTTCACCCTGGAGAAAGCCTACCTGCGCGAGGACTTCTTCTGGGCCTTCACCCCTGCCGCGGGGGACTTCATCCGCTTCCGCTTCTTCCAACCTCTAAGACTGGAGCG GTTCTTCTTCCGCAGTGGGAACATCGAGCACCCGGAGGACAAGCTCTTCAACACGTCTGTGGAGGTGCTGCCCTTCGAC AACCCTCAGTCAGACAAGGAGGCCCTGCAGGAGGGCCGCACCGCCACCCTCCGGTACCCTCGGAGCCCCGACGGCTACCTCCAGATCG GCTCCTTCTACAAGGGAGTGGCAGAGGGAGAGGTGGACCCAGCCTTCGGCCCTCTGGAAGCACTGCGCCTCTCGATCCAGACGGACTCCCCTGTGTGGGTGATTCTGAGCGAG ATCTTCCTGAAAAAGGCCGACTAA